The Fimbriimonas ginsengisoli Gsoil 348 genome window below encodes:
- a CDS encoding glutamate mutase L, which produces MSNDIRRIVATDCGSTTTKAILIERNDTTGEYRLVARGEAPTTVERPFEDVTLGVMNSITELEEITETTVPAGFSAGRRVLLRDGRVWRQLKQGNRDTSNVGGPLDSSDLYVSTSSAGGGLQMMVAGVVKAMSAESAERAALGAGAILMDTLSVDDGRRDYQKVERLRQLRPDIILMSGGTDGGTKAHLIEMAEVVRRADPKPRFGDMKLPIIYAGNKDAAEDVGKVLGESIQLQVVANLRPTLDRENLGPAREEIHEMFLEHVMQQAPGYSKLLEWTSEEVMATPNAVGKLLKEYAENEKINVLGVDIGGATTDVFSVFLAPTGERIYNRTVSANLGMSYSICNVLKEAGVENIARWLPFEIDPAEVRNRLRNKMIRPTTIPQTYEDLLIEHAVSREALRLAFEHHKSLARGLTGSAQQRDVGQIFDQQASGQTLVKMMELDMVIGSGGVLSHAPRRAQSALMMMDAYQPEGVTMLTVDSIFMMPHLGVLSEHLYEAAKQVFERDCIVKCGHCVAPVGAGKEGEPMVTITGDGINETANVGDLKVIPCGVGEFKNVTITPTKNFDVGEGKGKARTARLEGGTVGIIIDARGRPFSVDLSTPNRVQKLRSWLQAFGLPLPK; this is translated from the coding sequence ATGTCCAACGACATCCGCCGCATCGTCGCCACCGACTGCGGCTCGACCACCACCAAAGCGATCCTGATCGAGCGAAACGATACGACTGGCGAGTACCGCCTGGTTGCCCGCGGAGAAGCACCGACGACCGTCGAGCGTCCGTTCGAAGACGTGACCCTCGGCGTCATGAACTCGATCACCGAGCTCGAGGAAATCACCGAGACGACGGTCCCCGCGGGATTCAGCGCGGGCCGTCGAGTTCTTCTGCGTGATGGTCGCGTGTGGCGACAGCTAAAGCAGGGGAATCGGGACACGAGCAATGTTGGCGGACCGCTGGACAGCTCGGATCTATATGTCTCCACCTCTTCCGCCGGAGGCGGCCTGCAGATGATGGTCGCCGGGGTCGTTAAGGCGATGTCGGCCGAATCGGCCGAGCGGGCCGCGCTCGGCGCCGGCGCCATCCTGATGGACACCCTCTCGGTCGACGACGGCCGTCGCGACTACCAAAAAGTCGAGCGGCTTCGGCAGCTCCGCCCGGACATCATCCTCATGTCCGGCGGCACCGACGGCGGAACCAAGGCTCACCTTATCGAAATGGCGGAAGTCGTCCGGCGCGCCGACCCTAAGCCTCGATTCGGCGACATGAAGCTTCCGATCATCTACGCGGGTAACAAGGACGCCGCCGAGGATGTCGGCAAGGTGCTCGGCGAGTCAATCCAGCTACAAGTGGTCGCAAATCTCCGCCCCACGCTCGACCGGGAGAACCTCGGGCCGGCGCGCGAGGAAATCCACGAGATGTTCCTCGAGCACGTCATGCAGCAAGCCCCCGGCTACTCCAAGTTGCTGGAATGGACGAGCGAGGAGGTCATGGCCACCCCCAACGCCGTCGGGAAGCTCCTCAAGGAGTACGCGGAGAACGAGAAGATCAACGTTCTCGGCGTCGACATCGGCGGCGCCACCACCGACGTCTTCTCCGTCTTCCTCGCCCCCACCGGTGAGCGGATCTATAACCGCACCGTCTCGGCGAACCTCGGGATGTCGTACTCGATCTGCAACGTCCTCAAGGAGGCCGGAGTCGAGAACATCGCCCGGTGGCTGCCATTCGAGATCGACCCCGCGGAAGTGCGAAACCGTCTGCGGAACAAGATGATCCGCCCGACGACGATTCCGCAGACCTACGAGGATCTGCTTATCGAGCACGCTGTCTCTCGCGAGGCGCTCCGCCTCGCGTTCGAGCACCATAAGTCGCTTGCCCGCGGCCTCACCGGCTCGGCTCAGCAACGCGACGTCGGCCAGATCTTCGACCAGCAGGCGAGCGGTCAGACGCTTGTCAAGATGATGGAGCTCGACATGGTCATTGGCTCCGGAGGCGTTCTCTCGCACGCTCCGCGGCGCGCTCAGTCGGCGCTGATGATGATGGATGCCTACCAGCCCGAAGGCGTAACGATGCTGACCGTCGACAGCATCTTCATGATGCCCCACCTCGGCGTGCTTAGCGAGCACCTGTACGAGGCGGCCAAGCAGGTCTTCGAGCGCGACTGCATCGTCAAATGCGGCCACTGCGTAGCCCCGGTCGGAGCCGGCAAGGAAGGCGAGCCGATGGTAACGATCACCGGCGACGGGATCAATGAAACCGCGAACGTAGGGGATCTCAAGGTGATCCCGTGCGGAGTCGGCGAGTTCAAGAACGTGACGATCACCCCGACCAAGAACTTCGACGTCGGCGAGGGCAAGGGCAAAGCCCGAACTGCTCGCCTGGAAGGGGGAACCGTCGGCATCATCATCGACGCCCGCGGCCGCCCGTTCAGTGTCGATCTCAGCACCCCGAACCGCGTTCAAAAGCTGCGAAGCTGGCTGCAGGCGTTCGGCCTACCGTTGCCCAAGTAG
- a CDS encoding ABC transporter substrate-binding protein — protein sequence MAARRFICFGLCLAATACGPKFSAKSGSPADTLTWAIPFELTTLDPATATEGRAFDVLRQVYEGLLAIDERGQVVPALADRWEISDDGRTYLFHLHPRVRFGDGRPFTSADVVGSYERACLPEMRSPLAPDYLKDIVGVDEVVKGAARHLAGLRAVDPLTVEIKLREPRPSFLSRLAYPVCAIVPAGSPEIRDAAQMIGTGPFIPVSRTTTGLEMKANLAYWGGTPKLSHLSIRFVPDSGTRLNLFRTGEVDLTSVPSGDVPGVRREPSLAKALVVTPRADVSYLQFNAISEPVLKDPRVRRALALCIDRKRIATDISGGVPIPAATLIPPGVPGHEEADVPPADPAAARRLLAEAGYPGGKRFPPIQIAYQDTQRENPAVEAIVTMWRKELGIEATGRGIPAPALREANLARRLPCFFTAWVGDYPDPDDFASMLLRTGSSANGSSYSNPRVDQMLDAADRMPLGPARLERYRAAETAALADAPIVPLLFLRDAELVSGRVQGLKHGAFGHSSFSTVSVRP from the coding sequence GTGGCAGCCCGTCGGTTCATCTGTTTCGGACTTTGCCTGGCCGCAACCGCATGCGGCCCAAAGTTTTCGGCAAAGTCCGGGTCACCGGCCGACACTCTGACGTGGGCCATCCCCTTCGAGCTGACCACCCTCGATCCGGCCACCGCGACCGAGGGCCGCGCCTTCGATGTGCTTCGCCAAGTGTACGAGGGGTTGCTTGCGATCGACGAGCGGGGCCAAGTCGTGCCCGCCCTCGCCGACCGATGGGAAATTAGCGACGACGGGAGGACGTATCTCTTTCACCTCCACCCCAGAGTCCGGTTTGGGGATGGCCGACCGTTTACCTCCGCCGACGTCGTAGGAAGCTACGAACGGGCCTGCCTCCCGGAGATGCGATCCCCCCTCGCTCCGGACTATCTCAAAGATATCGTCGGCGTCGACGAAGTGGTGAAAGGCGCCGCTCGTCACCTTGCCGGTTTACGAGCGGTCGACCCTCTAACTGTAGAAATTAAGCTGCGCGAGCCGAGACCATCCTTCCTGAGCCGCCTCGCTTATCCGGTTTGCGCCATCGTACCGGCTGGATCCCCCGAGATCCGAGATGCGGCGCAGATGATCGGCACCGGTCCCTTCATCCCGGTGAGCCGTACTACGACCGGGTTGGAGATGAAGGCAAACCTCGCCTACTGGGGAGGCACTCCCAAACTCTCCCACCTTTCGATCCGGTTCGTTCCCGATTCCGGCACGCGGCTCAACTTATTTAGAACGGGTGAAGTCGATCTAACTTCGGTGCCATCCGGTGACGTGCCCGGCGTCCGCCGAGAACCAAGCCTTGCCAAGGCGCTCGTCGTCACACCGCGTGCGGATGTCTCTTATCTTCAGTTCAACGCCATCTCCGAACCGGTTCTCAAGGATCCGCGGGTCCGCCGCGCCTTGGCGTTATGCATCGACCGAAAGCGGATCGCTACCGATATCTCAGGCGGAGTTCCAATCCCCGCCGCCACCCTTATCCCTCCTGGAGTGCCCGGGCATGAAGAAGCCGACGTACCACCAGCCGACCCTGCAGCCGCCAGGCGTCTGCTAGCGGAAGCCGGATATCCCGGAGGGAAACGGTTTCCTCCTATTCAAATCGCCTACCAAGACACGCAACGTGAGAATCCCGCCGTCGAGGCGATCGTAACCATGTGGCGTAAGGAGCTGGGGATCGAGGCGACGGGGCGCGGAATCCCCGCTCCGGCGCTTCGCGAAGCGAATCTGGCTCGCCGTCTTCCCTGCTTCTTTACCGCCTGGGTGGGGGACTATCCGGACCCGGACGACTTCGCCTCGATGCTCCTCCGCACCGGAAGTTCCGCCAACGGATCTTCCTACTCGAACCCTCGAGTGGACCAGATGCTCGACGCCGCCGACCGAATGCCTCTCGGACCGGCGCGGCTCGAACGGTACCGCGCCGCCGAGACGGCTGCACTGGCGGATGCTCCCATCGTGCCGCTTCTTTTCTTAAGGGATGCCGAACTAGTAAGCGGTCGCGTGCAAGGCTTAAAGCACGGCGCGTTCGGACATTCATCGTTCTCGACCGTTTCGGTGCGACCATAA
- the rplJ gene encoding 50S ribosomal protein L10, which translates to MPTAEKSRTIEQTKEWYSKASGVVFTDYRGLKVKEIQQLRADLRKKGGELHVVKNTLFRIAAGEDAAKLPADLHNGTTAFAFVFENEPDVAKALLDYARTSRKLVVKGGFFGGRALTTKEVETLSELPPRDVLIAQVIGAIAAPLTTLVGTIEALYADPIRVIGAVADKVGEGAQPAAGDSNSPEASASPDPAEPEAESAPEAEAAPEAPAEPETPAETESTENA; encoded by the coding sequence ATGCCAACCGCAGAAAAATCACGCACGATAGAGCAAACCAAGGAGTGGTACTCCAAGGCCAGCGGCGTGGTCTTCACAGACTATCGCGGTCTGAAAGTGAAGGAGATCCAGCAGCTTCGCGCCGACCTTCGAAAGAAGGGCGGAGAGCTGCATGTGGTCAAGAACACTCTCTTCCGCATCGCCGCCGGCGAGGACGCCGCCAAATTGCCCGCCGATCTTCACAACGGCACGACCGCATTCGCGTTCGTGTTCGAAAATGAGCCGGACGTCGCAAAGGCGCTCCTCGACTATGCGAGGACCAGCCGCAAGCTCGTCGTCAAAGGCGGATTCTTCGGCGGTAGGGCGCTTACGACCAAGGAAGTGGAGACTCTCTCCGAACTTCCGCCACGAGATGTGCTCATCGCACAGGTTATCGGAGCGATCGCCGCGCCGCTGACTACCCTCGTCGGTACGATCGAGGCGCTTTACGCCGACCCCATCCGCGTCATTGGCGCGGTCGCCGACAAGGTCGGCGAGGGTGCCCAGCCCGCTGCTGGCGACTCGAATTCCCCCGAGGCTTCCGCCTCGCCCGACCCCGCCGAGCCGGAAGCCGAATCCGCGCCGGAGGCTGAAGCTGCGCCAGAAGCGCCCGCTGAGCCGGAAACCCCGGCCGAAACCGAATCCACGGAGAACGCATAA
- the rplL gene encoding 50S ribosomal protein L7/L12 — protein sequence MMPTAVETLVDQISGMTALELSELKKALEDKFGVTAAAPSFNPAMFAGMAPAGGGAAAVEEEQTEFDAILTEAGGQKLQVIKVVRELTGLGLKEAKDLVDGAPKPIKQGISKDDAEKIKAAVAEAGGTVQIK from the coding sequence ATCATGCCCACCGCAGTTGAAACCCTAGTCGACCAGATCAGTGGAATGACCGCCCTCGAGCTGTCTGAGCTGAAGAAGGCCCTCGAAGACAAGTTCGGCGTCACCGCCGCCGCTCCTTCCTTCAACCCGGCGATGTTCGCCGGCATGGCTCCCGCCGGTGGCGGCGCGGCCGCCGTTGAGGAAGAGCAGACCGAGTTCGACGCCATCCTCACCGAGGCCGGCGGTCAGAAGCTCCAGGTCATCAAGGTCGTCCGAGAGCTCACGGGCCTCGGCCTCAAGGAAGCCAAGGACCTCGTCGATGGCGCCCCCAAGCCGATCAAGCAGGGCATCAGCAAGGACGATGCCGAGAAGATCAAGGCTGCCGTCGCCGAAGCTGGCGGTACCGTCCAGATCAAGTAA